A genome region from Coprococcus phoceensis includes the following:
- a CDS encoding ABC transporter ATP-binding protein: MNAVLKTSQLTKTYSSKQVVKELSMTIQQGDIYGFIGKNGAGKTTLIRMIAGLATPSSGSIELFGSSDLVKERAKIGTVIESPALFPNMTARENLIIQCRIANVKDLRVVDETLELVGLSNTGKKKAKNFSLGMRQRLAIAIALIGDPEFLILDEPTNGLDPEGIKEIRDLILHLNQKKHITVLISSHILSELSKFATRYGIIHNGSLIEEFTEEELWKRCISENGQEFGLEEYFLKVIGGK; the protein is encoded by the coding sequence ATGAATGCTGTATTGAAAACATCACAATTAACGAAAACATATAGTAGCAAGCAGGTTGTAAAAGAATTGTCTATGACCATTCAGCAAGGAGATATTTACGGCTTTATCGGGAAAAATGGCGCCGGAAAAACAACTTTGATCCGTATGATCGCCGGACTTGCCACTCCATCTTCCGGTTCCATTGAATTATTTGGAAGCAGTGACCTTGTAAAAGAACGTGCAAAGATCGGCACGGTAATTGAGTCTCCGGCACTCTTCCCAAATATGACTGCCCGTGAAAATCTCATCATACAGTGCCGCATCGCAAATGTAAAAGATCTGCGTGTAGTGGACGAGACACTGGAACTTGTAGGACTTTCCAATACCGGAAAGAAAAAGGCAAAGAATTTTTCTCTTGGTATGCGCCAAAGACTTGCCATTGCAATTGCACTGATCGGAGATCCTGAATTTCTGATTCTGGATGAGCCGACCAACGGGCTGGATCCAGAAGGGATCAAAGAGATTCGTGACCTAATCTTACATCTGAATCAGAAAAAGCATATTACGGTATTGATTTCCAGCCATATCCTAAGCGAGCTATCCAAATTTGCCACCCGCTATGGCATTATACATAATGGCTCTCTTATCGAGGAATTTACAGAAGAAGAACTATGGAAACGTTGTATTTCTGAAAATGGTCAGGAATTTGGACTGGAAGAATATTTCTTAAAAGTGATTGGAGGAAAATAA
- a CDS encoding DUF4364 family protein, with protein sequence MSEPFTLYKLIVLYMLEKLDFPLTNGQISEFILDKGYTTYFTLQQALSEMVESNLIREEFVHNRTLYHLTEEGLETIQYFKTNISSAIREDVDAFIEEKRYELKDEVSVKADYYKNMSHEFSVRCQIIENASPLIDLTLTVPTEEEAIAVTNNWNKNHQEVYALIMQHLL encoded by the coding sequence ATGTCAGAACCATTTACACTTTATAAATTGATTGTTTTATATATGTTGGAAAAATTGGATTTTCCGCTTACCAACGGACAAATTTCGGAATTTATTCTTGATAAGGGTTACACTACCTACTTCACCTTACAGCAGGCTCTCTCCGAGATGGTAGAATCCAATCTGATCCGCGAAGAATTTGTTCACAATCGCACACTTTATCATCTCACAGAGGAGGGACTTGAGACCATACAATATTTCAAGACAAACATCTCTTCCGCCATCCGTGAAGATGTCGATGCCTTTATCGAAGAAAAACGATATGAACTCAAAGATGAAGTATCTGTCAAAGCAGACTATTATAAAAATATGAGCCATGAATTTTCTGTAAGATGCCAGATTATTGAAAACGCTTCACCGCTCATTGATTTGACTCTCACTGTCCCTACTGAAGAAGAAGCGATTGCTGTCACTAATAACTGGAATAAAAATCATCAGGAAGTCTATGCGCTCATTATGCAGCATCTTTTATAA
- a CDS encoding polysaccharide deacetylase family protein translates to MMRYKKAAFAFSMLYAVCLLGIAGYWNKTKPVDAAVEVSEKPKIAITFDDGPSVYTEELLDGLKDRGVKATFFVIGKSAVSYPDIVKRESNEGHLVGNHTYNHVEITKIGDKKAREEIEKTNTVLKEMLGKEIEYVRPPFGAWKKKLEQEMNVLPVMWSIDPLDWTTENVDEIVNKVVTEAKENDIILLHDCYQSSVQAALRIIDILQKEGFEFVTADELLLD, encoded by the coding sequence ATGATGCGGTATAAAAAAGCAGCATTTGCATTTTCCATGCTATACGCAGTATGTCTGCTGGGAATAGCAGGGTATTGGAACAAGACAAAGCCTGTAGATGCGGCAGTGGAAGTGAGTGAGAAACCGAAAATTGCAATCACATTTGATGATGGACCGAGTGTCTATACAGAAGAGCTTTTGGACGGACTGAAAGACCGAGGGGTAAAGGCGACATTCTTTGTGATCGGAAAAAGCGCTGTCTCCTATCCGGATATTGTAAAACGAGAAAGTAATGAGGGACATCTGGTAGGAAATCATACCTATAATCATGTGGAAATCACGAAAATAGGGGACAAAAAGGCGAGAGAAGAAATTGAAAAGACCAATACTGTACTGAAAGAGATGCTCGGAAAGGAAATCGAATATGTACGTCCGCCGTTTGGGGCGTGGAAGAAAAAACTGGAGCAGGAGATGAATGTACTTCCTGTGATGTGGTCGATTGATCCGCTTGATTGGACAACCGAAAATGTAGATGAAATTGTGAATAAGGTAGTGACGGAGGCGAAAGAAAATGATATTATCTTATTGCATGACTGCTATCAAAGTTCGGTTCAGGCAGCGCTTCGTATTATCGATATCCTGCAAAAAGAAGGATTTGAATTTGTCACTGCCGACGAACTACTATTAGATTAG
- a CDS encoding glycosyltransferase, with the protein MQEESLKGNGVEVTTDPKDDYDVVHINTIFPSDYFMAKKAKKCGKKVVYHAHSTKEDFQNSFTGSNLIAPLFKKWIMKCYQTGDLILTPTNYSKSLLEGYGIKKQIEVISNGVDTMLFQKNILAREKFRNKYGFKNTDKIVMSVGLYFERKGILDFVELAKQMPEYQFVWFGYTPDSQIPKKIREAVHTKLPNLKFTGYLPKEELQMAYSSCDLFFFPSYEETEGIVVLEALASQIPVLLRDIPVYSDWLEENRDVYKGRDNQEFKERIEEILERKIPTLTLNGLERAREREVSHQAEILNRYYERLATV; encoded by the coding sequence ATGCAAGAAGAATCTCTTAAGGGAAACGGTGTGGAAGTGACGACAGACCCAAAAGATGATTACGATGTAGTACATATCAATACGATTTTTCCGAGTGATTATTTTATGGCAAAGAAAGCGAAAAAATGCGGGAAAAAAGTAGTTTATCACGCCCATTCTACAAAAGAGGATTTTCAAAATTCCTTTACAGGTTCGAATCTGATTGCACCGTTATTCAAGAAGTGGATTATGAAATGCTATCAGACCGGAGATCTGATTTTAACCCCGACAAATTATTCGAAGTCATTACTTGAGGGGTACGGTATCAAAAAACAGATTGAGGTTATCTCAAACGGTGTGGATACTATGTTGTTTCAAAAGAACATACTGGCTCGTGAGAAATTCCGAAATAAGTATGGATTTAAAAATACAGACAAGATTGTGATGTCAGTAGGACTTTATTTTGAGAGAAAAGGAATTTTAGACTTTGTAGAACTTGCAAAGCAGATGCCGGAATATCAGTTTGTCTGGTTCGGCTATACGCCGGATAGCCAAATTCCAAAGAAAATCAGAGAGGCGGTTCACACAAAGCTGCCAAATCTTAAATTTACCGGATATCTGCCAAAAGAAGAGCTTCAGATGGCGTATAGCAGCTGCGATCTGTTTTTCTTTCCATCTTATGAGGAGACAGAGGGAATTGTCGTGCTGGAGGCGTTAGCCTCTCAGATTCCGGTGTTGCTTCGTGATATTCCGGTTTACAGTGACTGGCTGGAAGAAAATAGAGATGTCTATAAGGGAAGAGATAATCAGGAATTCAAAGAGCGGATTGAAGAAATTTTGGAAAGAAAGATTCCGACGCTGACATTGAATGGATTGGAGCGGGCAAGAGAGAGAGAGGTGTCACATCAGGCAGAGATTCTGAATCGATATTATGAAAGACTGGCAACCGTATAA
- a CDS encoding putative manganese-dependent inorganic diphosphatase encodes MENKKSKRVYVVGHKNPDTDSICSAIAYANLKNQISNNEYTARRAGQINEETQFVLRHFGVEAPRLLANVHLQVKDMDIKRIEGIKSSTSIKEAWAMMKEENVHTLPVARDHKLEGVITTGDIATSYMDVYDSKILATARTQYQNIINTLDGEIVIGNPHAYFVKGKVVIAASSPDMMESFIEKDDLVILGNRYESQLCAIEMDASCLIVCQGAQVSKTIKKLAEERSIVVITTPHDTFTVARLINQSIPVKYFMSTENLTSFNTLDYVEMVKEEMAKKRYRDFPVIDRKGDVYGLISRRRLLEASKKRVILVDHNEKSQAVDGIEEAEILEIIDHHRLGSLETVGPVYFRNQPVGCTATIVYQMYRENQIKINETIAGLLCSAIISDTLMFRSPTCTGIDRIAAEELAELAKINIEELAQDMFQAGSNLKGKTAEEICFQDFKKFTVGDVTFGVGQINSMSRDELQEIKSKLLPYMEKARQAQQVDMVFFMLTNIIQESTELLCCGNGAREQVLEAFDLSDDIEEIMLKGVVSRKKQLIPAFVISLQQ; translated from the coding sequence ATGGAAAATAAGAAATCAAAGAGAGTATATGTAGTAGGACATAAAAATCCGGATACCGATTCTATCTGTTCTGCGATTGCCTATGCGAATTTGAAAAATCAGATTTCAAACAATGAGTACACGGCAAGAAGAGCCGGGCAGATCAATGAAGAGACACAGTTTGTGTTGAGGCATTTTGGCGTAGAGGCTCCAAGATTGCTTGCAAATGTACACCTTCAAGTAAAAGATATGGATATCAAGAGAATTGAAGGAATTAAGAGCAGCACCTCGATCAAAGAGGCTTGGGCGATGATGAAAGAAGAAAATGTGCATACATTGCCCGTGGCAAGAGATCATAAGTTGGAAGGCGTGATCACAACAGGGGATATCGCGACTTCCTATATGGATGTATATGACAGTAAGATTCTTGCGACAGCAAGAACACAGTATCAGAATATTATCAATACGCTCGACGGTGAGATTGTGATTGGCAATCCGCATGCATATTTTGTAAAAGGGAAGGTAGTAATTGCTGCCTCCAGTCCGGATATGATGGAGAGCTTTATTGAAAAAGACGATCTGGTTATCTTAGGAAACCGATATGAATCACAGCTCTGTGCAATTGAGATGGATGCAAGCTGTCTTATTGTATGCCAGGGGGCACAGGTGTCAAAGACAATTAAGAAACTGGCAGAGGAGAGAAGTATCGTTGTGATCACAACGCCACATGATACCTTCACAGTGGCAAGGCTGATCAACCAAAGTATTCCTGTAAAATATTTTATGAGCACAGAAAATCTGACATCGTTTAACACATTAGATTATGTGGAGATGGTAAAAGAAGAGATGGCGAAAAAGAGATATCGGGATTTTCCTGTCATAGACAGAAAAGGAGATGTATATGGTCTGATTTCCAGACGTCGTCTGTTGGAGGCAAGTAAAAAGAGGGTCATTTTAGTTGACCACAACGAGAAGTCGCAGGCAGTAGACGGAATTGAAGAGGCAGAGATTTTGGAGATTATTGATCACCACAGATTGGGAAGCCTTGAGACTGTCGGACCGGTTTATTTTAGAAATCAGCCGGTGGGATGTACGGCGACTATCGTTTACCAGATGTATAGGGAAAACCAGATTAAGATCAATGAGACGATTGCTGGTCTGTTGTGTTCTGCAATTATTTCAGATACATTGATGTTTCGCTCACCGACCTGTACAGGAATCGACCGTATAGCGGCAGAAGAGCTGGCAGAACTTGCGAAGATCAATATTGAGGAACTGGCACAGGATATGTTCCAGGCAGGAAGTAATCTGAAAGGAAAGACGGCAGAGGAAATCTGCTTTCAGGACTTTAAGAAATTTACAGTCGGCGATGTTACATTCGGAGTAGGACAGATTAATTCGATGAGCCGTGATGAATTACAGGAGATTAAATCAAAGCTTTTGCCGTATATGGAAAAGGCAAGACAGGCACAGCAGGTAGATATGGTGTTTTTCATGCTGACTAATATTATTCAGGAATCAACAGAGCTGTTGTGCTGTGGAAACGGCGCAAGAGAGCAGGTGCTGGAGGCGTTTGATCTGTCTGATGATATAGAAGAGATTATGTTAAAAGGTGTTGTGTCTCGTAAAAAACAATTGATACCAGCTTTTGTAATCTCGCTGCAGCAGTAG
- a CDS encoding replication-associated recombination protein A, whose translation MDLFDYMRENAAQKESPLASRMRPKTLEEVVGQQHIIGQDKLLYRAIKADKLSSIIFYGPPGTGKTTLAKVIANTTSAQFTQINATVAGKKDMEEVVRKAKDNLGMYGQKTILFVDEIHRFNKGQQDYLLPFVEDGTLILIGATTENPYFEVNSALISRSSVFELRALTKEDIKVLLKRAVYDEIKGMGSYRADIDDDALEFLADIAGGDARNALNAIELGILTTERSKEDGKIHITLDVAQECIQKRVVRYDKTGDNHYDTISAFIKSLRGSDPDAAVYYLAKMLYAGEDIKFIARRIMISASEDVGNADPNALTVAVSAAQAVERLGMPEARIVLAQAVTYIASAPKSNAAYLAVDAALENVRNYKTTVPAHLQDSHYKGAAKLGHGIGYKYAHDYPEHYVEQQYLPDEIKDAKFYFPTEIGYEKNMKERLDRLKSRRQDS comes from the coding sequence ATGGATTTATTTGATTATATGCGTGAAAATGCAGCGCAAAAAGAGTCTCCGCTTGCTTCCAGAATGCGCCCGAAAACGCTGGAAGAAGTGGTTGGACAGCAGCATATCATCGGGCAGGATAAGCTTTTATATCGGGCGATCAAAGCGGACAAGCTGAGTTCGATTATTTTTTATGGACCTCCTGGAACAGGAAAGACGACACTCGCAAAGGTTATTGCGAACACAACGAGTGCACAATTTACACAGATCAATGCAACAGTTGCAGGGAAAAAAGATATGGAGGAGGTTGTCCGTAAGGCGAAAGACAATCTTGGCATGTATGGACAGAAGACCATTCTGTTTGTCGACGAGATCCATCGATTTAACAAAGGACAGCAGGACTATCTATTGCCGTTTGTAGAAGATGGAACGCTTATTTTAATTGGTGCGACGACAGAAAATCCGTATTTTGAAGTGAATAGTGCGTTGATTTCCAGATCCAGCGTCTTTGAATTGAGGGCGCTGACGAAGGAAGATATCAAAGTGCTTTTAAAAAGAGCTGTATATGACGAAATAAAAGGTATGGGAAGTTACAGAGCTGATATCGATGACGATGCGTTGGAGTTTTTGGCTGACATTGCAGGGGGAGATGCAAGAAATGCGTTGAATGCAATAGAGCTTGGCATTTTGACGACAGAGAGAAGCAAAGAAGATGGAAAGATTCATATTACGTTAGACGTGGCTCAGGAATGTATTCAGAAGAGAGTTGTTCGATATGATAAGACTGGAGATAACCACTACGATACTATTTCTGCTTTTATCAAAAGTCTGCGTGGGTCTGATCCGGATGCGGCGGTATACTATCTTGCAAAAATGCTCTATGCGGGGGAAGATATCAAATTCATTGCCCGACGAATTATGATTTCTGCGTCGGAAGATGTGGGGAATGCAGACCCGAATGCATTGACGGTAGCAGTTTCGGCGGCACAGGCAGTAGAGAGGCTTGGTATGCCGGAAGCGCGTATTGTACTTGCGCAGGCAGTCACCTACATCGCATCGGCACCAAAGAGCAATGCGGCATATCTTGCGGTGGATGCCGCACTTGAAAATGTGAGAAATTATAAGACAACTGTCCCGGCTCATCTTCAGGATTCGCATTACAAAGGAGCCGCAAAATTGGGACACGGGATAGGGTATAAATATGCACATGATTATCCGGAGCACTATGTGGAGCAGCAGTATCTGCCGGATGAGATTAAAGATGCGAAGTTCTATTTCCCGACAGAGATTGGATATGAAAAGAATATGAAAGAACGTTTGGACAGACTTAAGAGCCGCAGACAGGATTCATAA
- a CDS encoding S1 RNA-binding domain-containing protein codes for MSEEQLQTETMADYEEHFDDANPWNRVTEYMEQGTVLPVKVEGIVNGGAIAMVEGLRGFIPASKLSLSYIEDLEDYLLKDIEVQVIDVDQANNRLVLSARELLKEKERKEKEKLLASVEVGSVLTGTVETLQTYGAFIRLENGLSGLVHVSQICEKRIKTPADVLKTGEEVNVKVIGIKDGKISLSIKALIEPEEEVVEEVEIPKSEEIGTSLGDLFKNIQL; via the coding sequence ATGAGTGAAGAACAATTACAGACAGAAACAATGGCAGATTACGAGGAACATTTTGACGATGCAAATCCATGGAACCGTGTAACAGAATACATGGAACAGGGAACTGTCCTTCCGGTAAAAGTAGAAGGAATTGTAAACGGTGGTGCAATCGCCATGGTAGAAGGTCTTCGTGGATTTATTCCTGCCTCTAAATTATCTTTATCATATATCGAAGATTTGGAAGACTACTTATTAAAAGATATTGAGGTTCAGGTAATTGATGTCGATCAGGCGAACAACCGTCTTGTTTTATCTGCACGGGAACTTCTGAAAGAAAAAGAGCGTAAAGAAAAAGAAAAATTACTTGCATCTGTCGAGGTTGGCTCTGTTTTGACCGGAACCGTAGAGACGCTCCAGACATACGGCGCTTTCATCCGTCTGGAAAATGGATTATCCGGACTTGTGCATGTTTCTCAGATCTGTGAAAAACGTATCAAGACGCCTGCTGACGTTCTAAAGACAGGTGAGGAAGTCAATGTCAAAGTAATCGGCATCAAAGATGGAAAGATCAGCTTGAGCATCAAAGCGCTTATCGAGCCGGAAGAAGAAGTCGTAGAAGAAGTAGAGATTCCAAAATCCGAAGAGATTGGTACAAGTCTCGGCGACTTATTCAAAAATATTCAACTATAG
- a CDS encoding ABC transporter permease subunit, with protein MKSLIRSDFYKLRKAKSFWVCMILAVALAVFSVLIMDFSVKLMDKVPQQAAQEEAALEESGLNISTDGIPMSSADLNASNMLLMQFAGTTTILISIFVSLFVGGEFSHGTIKNLASKNHTRTQIYLSKIIVSVIAAIVMTLLYAVVATGLGTALWGFGKVDSSFVANACKGIGIEFLLVSAFTAVFVMFSMLIRQSGGAIAANIFFLEFISLIVMFGEMIINKIFDTSITLSNYLIDTNMTQIATSDITGKLAARSICVAFGFFIVATAIGLISFRKRDIK; from the coding sequence ATGAAGAGTTTGATAAGAAGTGATTTTTACAAATTAAGAAAAGCGAAATCTTTCTGGGTATGCATGATTCTCGCTGTCGCACTCGCTGTATTCAGTGTATTGATCATGGATTTTTCTGTAAAACTGATGGATAAAGTACCGCAGCAGGCAGCTCAGGAAGAGGCAGCACTGGAAGAAAGCGGATTGAATATATCTACCGACGGTATCCCGATGAGCTCTGCGGATCTAAATGCTTCCAACATGCTCCTCATGCAGTTTGCCGGAACAACAACCATTTTGATCTCCATCTTTGTGTCACTGTTTGTCGGTGGAGAATTTTCACACGGAACGATCAAAAATCTTGCTTCCAAAAATCATACCCGCACCCAGATTTATCTTTCCAAGATAATCGTTTCTGTCATCGCCGCAATCGTCATGACTCTCCTTTACGCCGTTGTAGCTACAGGTCTTGGCACAGCTCTCTGGGGCTTTGGCAAAGTTGACAGTTCGTTTGTCGCTAACGCTTGCAAAGGTATCGGGATTGAATTTCTTTTGGTAAGCGCATTCACTGCCGTGTTTGTCATGTTCAGCATGTTGATCCGTCAAAGTGGAGGTGCGATTGCCGCCAATATCTTCTTTTTGGAATTTATCTCTCTCATCGTCATGTTCGGAGAGATGATCATTAACAAGATTTTCGATACGTCTATCACGCTCTCGAATTATCTGATTGACACAAACATGACACAGATTGCCACTTCCGATATTACCGGAAAACTGGCCGCAAGAAGTATCTGCGTAGCTTTCGGATTTTTTATCGTTGCCACAGCGATTGGACTGATTTCTTTCCGAAAACGAGATATCAAATAA
- a CDS encoding flavin reductase family protein produces MGKQSWKPGNMIYPLPAVMVSAGNAEGQTNILTIAWTGTICTNPAMLYISVRPERYSYSMIKESGEFVVNLTTEELAKATDYCGVRSGRDVDKWKEMHLTRGKAKELQYAPIIEECPVNIECKVEEIKELGSHHMFIAKVMAVQVSEEYMNETGKFCLNETGLLAYSHGEYLGLGKTIGTFGYSVKKKKKRKK; encoded by the coding sequence ATGGGAAAACAGAGTTGGAAGCCGGGGAATATGATTTACCCGCTTCCGGCAGTCATGGTGAGTGCCGGAAATGCGGAAGGGCAGACGAATATCCTGACGATTGCCTGGACAGGAACAATCTGTACGAATCCGGCAATGCTATATATATCAGTGCGCCCGGAACGTTATTCGTATTCCATGATCAAAGAATCCGGAGAGTTTGTTGTCAATCTTACTACAGAGGAATTGGCAAAAGCGACGGATTACTGTGGCGTGCGTTCCGGCAGAGATGTGGATAAATGGAAAGAGATGCACTTGACGAGGGGAAAGGCAAAAGAACTTCAGTATGCGCCGATTATCGAGGAGTGTCCGGTAAATATAGAATGTAAGGTGGAAGAGATCAAAGAACTCGGAAGCCATCATATGTTTATCGCCAAAGTCATGGCGGTTCAGGTAAGCGAAGAGTATATGAATGAGACAGGAAAGTTCTGTCTGAATGAAACTGGACTTTTGGCATACTCACATGGAGAATATCTCGGGTTAGGAAAAACAATAGGAACTTTTGGCTACAGTGTAAAAAAGAAAAAGAAACGTAAAAAGTAA
- a CDS encoding TIGR01212 family radical SAM protein (This family includes YhcC from E. coli K-12, an uncharacterized radical SAM protein.): protein MERWGDKRYYSLDYYVKQTFHEKLYKIALDGGMTCPNRDGTLGNTGCIFCSAGGSGDFAGDRNVSIKEQISDGKSLVQRKHTGSSYIAYFQAYTNTYAPVSYLEQIFMEALQEPDVKVLSIATRPDCLSDDILDLLNRLNQIKPVWIELGLQTIHEKSAEFIRRGYPLSMFERAVTQLHHIGIPVIVHTILCLPNETKQMMLDTISYLNRLPIQGIKLQLLHILKHTDLAKSYEQSPFWLPSLEEYLELLGVLISHLRPDIVVHRLTGDGPKNLLIAPKWTANKRLVLNSIQKYFKDTDIWQGKDYLSHA from the coding sequence ATGGAGCGCTGGGGTGACAAGCGATATTATTCGCTTGACTATTATGTCAAACAGACCTTTCACGAAAAGCTTTATAAAATTGCACTGGATGGAGGTATGACTTGCCCGAATCGGGATGGAACACTCGGAAACACCGGCTGTATTTTTTGCAGCGCCGGAGGATCCGGGGACTTTGCCGGTGATCGGAACGTCTCCATTAAAGAACAAATTTCAGACGGAAAAAGCCTTGTCCAGCGCAAACACACCGGCTCTTCCTATATTGCCTATTTTCAGGCATATACGAATACCTATGCCCCCGTCTCCTACTTGGAACAGATTTTTATGGAGGCACTTCAGGAACCGGATGTAAAAGTCCTGTCCATTGCAACAAGACCGGACTGCCTGTCGGACGATATTTTAGATTTGCTGAATCGTCTGAATCAGATCAAACCGGTCTGGATTGAGCTTGGACTACAGACAATACACGAAAAAAGCGCCGAGTTTATCCGACGAGGATATCCTCTTTCTATGTTTGAGCGGGCAGTCACTCAATTGCATCATATCGGAATTCCGGTCATCGTTCATACCATCTTGTGTCTCCCCAATGAGACTAAACAGATGATGCTTGATACGATTTCTTATCTCAACAGGCTTCCGATTCAAGGCATAAAATTACAACTGTTGCACATTTTAAAACATACAGACCTTGCCAAGTCCTATGAGCAGTCTCCATTTTGGCTTCCTTCTTTGGAGGAATATCTGGAATTACTTGGGGTTCTGATCTCCCACCTTCGTCCGGATATTGTAGTCCACCGACTCACAGGAGACGGTCCAAAGAATTTACTGATCGCGCCCAAATGGACTGCGAACAAGCGTCTTGTGCTGAACAGTATTCAAAAATATTTTAAGGATACTGATATTTGGCAGGGGAAAGATTATCTTTCTCATGCTTAG
- a CDS encoding tRNA threonylcarbamoyladenosine dehydratase — protein sequence MIHEYSRTELLVEKEGLQRLKDATVMVLGVGGVGSHCIEALARSGVGRLILVDNDKVTLTNINRQSIAYHSTIGQYKTKLMKDRIWDISSEIEVITHEKFILPENLHEIFDRKVDYIIDAIDTVTAKLALVEYAKQQDIPIISCMGTGNKLHPELFEITDISKTSVCPLCKVMRKELKERGIKHLKVLYSKEKPVDTSGKSTGENMGKRRALPGSISFVPPVAGLLIAGEVIRTLAGVE from the coding sequence ATGATACATGAATATTCCAGAACAGAATTACTTGTCGAAAAAGAGGGCTTACAAAGACTGAAAGATGCAACTGTTATGGTGCTTGGAGTGGGAGGAGTCGGATCGCACTGCATTGAGGCGCTGGCGAGAAGCGGAGTTGGGAGACTGATCTTAGTGGACAATGATAAAGTGACACTGACCAACATTAACCGCCAGTCTATCGCGTATCACAGTACAATAGGGCAGTATAAGACAAAATTGATGAAAGATCGTATATGGGACATTTCATCTGAAATTGAGGTCATCACACATGAAAAATTTATACTGCCGGAAAATCTGCATGAGATTTTTGATCGGAAAGTGGATTACATTATAGATGCGATTGACACAGTTACCGCAAAACTGGCGCTTGTGGAATATGCAAAGCAGCAGGATATCCCGATCATCAGCTGTATGGGAACAGGAAATAAACTGCATCCGGAGCTGTTTGAGATTACTGATATTTCAAAGACATCAGTATGCCCTCTGTGCAAGGTGATGCGAAAAGAGCTCAAAGAAAGAGGGATCAAACATTTGAAGGTGTTGTACTCGAAAGAAAAACCGGTGGATACATCTGGAAAATCAACCGGAGAAAATATGGGCAAACGGCGGGCACTGCCGGGAAGTATTTCATTTGTGCCGCCGGTTGCGGGACTTCTCATTGCGGGAGAAGTGATTCGGACGCTTGCGGGAGTAGAATAG